In Acidimicrobiales bacterium, the sequence ACCGACGATCCCCAAGCCCAGACGGCCATCGAACGGCTGATCTCGGCCTCGGGATTCGACCCGATGAAAGCGGGGGGCGTCGGGGCCGCCATCCGGATCGAGATGTACGGCGACCTGCACCAGTACGGCGGGCTCAACGGCAAGCTCGTCGACGTCGACGAGGCCCGCACTGCCATCGCCGGGCGCGGCTAGCGCCACGTTGACGATGTGCGGACCGAAGTGCCTCAGCCACACCCCGTTTGACAGCCGATCGCCGGAGGTGAGACTTGCGCGCCGCTTGGTATGAGCATCAAGGCGACCCCTACCACAGCCTCGTTGTGGGGGAGATGGCCGACCCCGCTCCCGGTTTGGGCGAGGTCCGCATCGCCATTACGGTCTCCGGACTCAGCCCCGGCGATGTGAAGAAACGCTCCGGCTGGCAAGGCTCGACAATGCCTTACCCTCGTGTAATCCCACACAGCGATGGGGCCGGCACCATCGACGCAGTCGGCCCCGGAGTCGACCACGATCGAATCGGTGAGCACGTATGGTGTTACGGGGCTCAGTCATACCGACCATTCGGCACCGCGGCCGAATACGTCGTAGTGCCTACTGACCTCGCCGTCCCGCTGCGGGTATCAACCGGCCCGGCGCTCAGTTCCGCCGACCTCGACGCGCAAGCCTCCTGTCTTGGGATCGCTGGCATCACCGCCCACCGGGCCGTGTTTGCTGACGGGTCCGTCGAGGGTCTCACCGTCCTCATCCACGGAGCAGCTGGGGGCGTCGGTTCCATAGCGACTCAACTCGCAAGGCGCGCGGGTGCCCAAGTCGTGGCCGTCGTGGTCGACGACCGTCAAATCAGCCAAGCCATCCAGCTCGGTGCCCACCACGCTTTCCGCAACGAAGACCCGGACCTCGCCCGCCGAATAGCCGAAGTCGCTCCCGAAGGTGTGCACCGCATAGCCGAGGTCGACCTCGCCAACCACGTCGACCTCGACGCCGCCGTTCTTGCTGTAGGCGGAGTCATCTGCTCCTACTCGACATCAGTCGATCACCCGACCATTCCTTACTGGGCGCTCGGTTTCAAAGACTCCACCCTGCGCCTTCTCGGAAGCGACGACTTCCCGGCCATTGTCAAAGACGACGCAGCCCGCACCCTCACCGATGCCTTACTCGACGGCAGCCTCCGCTCCTACATCGCAGCCCGATACCCCCTCGACCAGATAGCCGACGCTCACGCCGCAGTCGAAGCGGGCGCCGGCGGCCGAGTGGTGATCGAGGTCACGGCAGCCACCCCCAACGGGACCTGACAAAGTCGGAGAGATCAACCATCGGCAACGGGACTCTCGAAAATTGGATCTGCTCCTCGTCGGGAAGCCGGAGAATGTTGCCTACCTGTCAAAATGCGCCCGTGTCTTAGGCAAGGCTGTGCGCTAGCTAGACCCCCTGCGTTGGGCTCCTCGATCAGCTCCTCCAATGACACATTCAGGTACGGTACCGGTCGACTCCCACGCCCAGAGTTCGCGCCCCGCGTCGTTTCTCATCCGGCTCGACTCGCGCCCAGTGGCCCCACTCCAAGATCACGCTCCGACCCCTGACGAGGAGATCTTGGGAGAGATCCACACATATGACTAGGACTGCCCAAATATTGACGGGTTTGGGGTTATTCGATCCCTGCTCATCTCCGACCGCCTACCGCGCGTTTTGCCGCGTCCA encodes:
- a CDS encoding NADPH:quinone reductase; amino-acid sequence: MRAAWYEHQGDPYHSLVVGEMADPAPGLGEVRIAITVSGLSPGDVKKRSGWQGSTMPYPRVIPHSDGAGTIDAVGPGVDHDRIGEHVWCYGAQSYRPFGTAAEYVVVPTDLAVPLRVSTGPALSSADLDAQASCLGIAGITAHRAVFADGSVEGLTVLIHGAAGGVGSIATQLARRAGAQVVAVVVDDRQISQAIQLGAHHAFRNEDPDLARRIAEVAPEGVHRIAEVDLANHVDLDAAVLAVGGVICSYSTSVDHPTIPYWALGFKDSTLRLLGSDDFPAIVKDDAARTLTDALLDGSLRSYIAARYPLDQIADAHAAVEAGAGGRVVIEVTAATPNGT